In Deinococcus sp. QL22, the following are encoded in one genomic region:
- the serS gene encoding serine--tRNA ligase translates to MLDLKFIRENAGAVKHAIAVKGVTLDLDDLLQVDRELLELKQRVEAMQAERNANAKLVPKATPDERPTLIQKGKDLGEELKSLEPQLRANEDMLRQLLLRVPNIPHESVPVGRDDSENVELRREGTLPHFDFTPLDHVELLEKHGWADAERVARVSGSRSYLLKGDAAMLEMAVLTFTMNFLAARGFMPLTTSALVRPETFVGSGHFPGGEDQVYKIEGSELMLAGTAEVPVNSLYAGEQLPLEALPMAFAALSAAFRSEAGSAGRDVRGLIRVHEFRKVEQYVLCRAEEAEAMRWFEAILANAEALLQALELPYRVVQNCTGDMGAGKVLMYDIETWVPSEQIYRETHSCSYLGDWQARRTGLRYRDEHGKLVFAHTLNNTGIASPRILVPLLENHQQADGTIRVPAALRPYLGGREVLGQVAAAVTAS, encoded by the coding sequence ATGCTTGACCTGAAATTTATCCGTGAGAACGCCGGAGCCGTGAAGCACGCCATTGCCGTGAAGGGCGTGACGCTGGATCTGGATGATCTGTTGCAAGTTGACCGCGAACTGCTGGAGCTGAAGCAGCGGGTGGAGGCGATGCAGGCCGAGCGCAACGCCAACGCCAAGTTGGTGCCCAAGGCCACGCCCGACGAGCGCCCCACGCTGATTCAGAAGGGCAAGGACTTGGGCGAGGAACTGAAAAGCTTGGAACCCCAACTCCGCGCCAACGAGGACATGCTGCGGCAATTGTTGTTGCGCGTGCCCAACATTCCGCACGAGTCGGTGCCAGTGGGCCGCGACGATTCCGAGAACGTGGAACTGCGCCGCGAGGGAACGTTGCCGCACTTCGACTTCACGCCGCTGGATCATGTGGAGTTGCTGGAAAAGCACGGCTGGGCCGACGCCGAGCGCGTGGCCCGCGTCAGCGGTAGCCGCAGCTATCTGCTGAAGGGCGACGCGGCAATGCTGGAAATGGCCGTGTTGACCTTTACCATGAATTTTCTGGCCGCCAGAGGGTTCATGCCCCTGACCACCAGCGCCCTCGTGCGGCCCGAAACCTTTGTAGGCAGCGGGCATTTTCCGGGTGGAGAAGATCAGGTCTACAAGATAGAAGGCAGCGAATTGATGCTGGCTGGAACCGCCGAAGTGCCCGTGAATAGCCTGTATGCGGGCGAGCAACTGCCGCTGGAAGCCCTGCCGATGGCGTTTGCCGCCCTCAGCGCCGCTTTTCGCAGTGAGGCGGGCAGCGCGGGCCGGGATGTCCGTGGCCTGATCCGCGTCCACGAGTTCCGCAAAGTCGAACAGTACGTGCTGTGCCGCGCCGAGGAAGCCGAGGCGATGCGCTGGTTTGAGGCGATTCTGGCGAACGCCGAAGCCCTGCTGCAAGCGCTGGAACTGCCCTACCGCGTGGTGCAGAACTGCACGGGCGACATGGGCGCGGGCAAAGTGCTGATGTACGACATAGAAACCTGGGTGCCCAGCGAGCAGATTTACCGCGAAACGCATTCCTGCTCGTATCTGGGAGACTGGCAGGCCCGCCGCACCGGACTGCGTTACCGCGATGAACACGGCAAATTGGTGTTCGCCCATACGCTGAACAATACCGGCATTGCCTCGCCGCGCATTCTGGTTCCCCTGCTCGAAAACCACCAGCAGGCCGATGGAACTATTCGTGTGCCTGCCGCTCTGCGCCCTTACCTGGGCGGCCGCGAGGTGCTGGGGCAAGTGGCAGCGGCAGTCACGGCTTCCTAA
- a CDS encoding type III polyketide synthase encodes MQDAPAPVLRSLVTGHPPYRVSQTEIREAARTLFPRMVARRGMLDVFSNAQIDSRAIARPLDWYLQPRGLGEKNAVFIEEARALIVRLTREALARAEVAPSEVDAVLIVNTSGLSTPSLDAHLIDTLGLNRHAVRLPIWGLGCAGGAAGLARAADLVRAGFRRVLLVAVELCSLTLVRGDESQSNFVGTALFADGGAALVVTAADVPGPEPLVALPGAYSTLIEDSADIMGWDVIDEGLKVRFSRDIPALVRSMMRQNVAEALATQGWTADNLTYVVHPGGVKVVAAYEEALSLGAGTLDASRRVLAAHGNMSSVTVLFVLEEVLKANPTGRGLLSAMGPGFSAEHVLLEF; translated from the coding sequence ATGCAAGACGCCCCCGCTCCTGTCCTCCGTTCTCTGGTCACGGGGCATCCGCCCTACCGCGTGTCGCAAACCGAGATTCGTGAAGCCGCCCGCACCCTCTTTCCGCGTATGGTGGCCCGCCGGGGCATGTTGGACGTGTTCAGCAACGCGCAAATTGATTCACGGGCCATTGCTCGTCCGCTGGACTGGTACTTGCAGCCACGTGGCCTGGGCGAAAAAAACGCCGTGTTTATCGAGGAAGCCCGTGCCCTGATTGTTCGGCTGACGCGGGAAGCTCTGGCCCGTGCCGAAGTTGCTCCGTCCGAGGTGGACGCCGTGCTGATCGTCAATACCAGCGGCCTGAGTACGCCCAGTCTGGATGCCCACCTGATCGACACTCTGGGCCTAAATCGCCATGCCGTGAGGTTGCCCATATGGGGGCTGGGCTGTGCGGGCGGGGCAGCGGGATTGGCGCGGGCCGCCGATCTGGTGCGGGCAGGTTTCCGGCGTGTGCTGCTGGTGGCCGTCGAACTGTGCAGCCTGACGCTGGTGCGCGGCGACGAGTCCCAGAGTAATTTCGTGGGCACGGCCCTGTTTGCCGATGGTGGCGCGGCGTTGGTGGTCACGGCGGCAGACGTGCCCGGCCCTGAACCTTTGGTGGCCCTCCCCGGCGCATATTCCACCCTGATCGAAGATTCCGCCGACATCATGGGGTGGGACGTGATCGATGAAGGCCTGAAAGTGCGCTTCAGCCGAGATATTCCGGCGTTGGTTCGCTCCATGATGCGCCAGAACGTAGCCGAAGCCTTGGCCACCCAGGGCTGGACTGCCGACAATCTGACCTATGTCGTCCACCCCGGCGGAGTCAAGGTGGTGGCCGCCTACGAGGAAGCCCTCAGCCTCGGCGCAGGCACGCTGGACGCCAGCCGCCGCGTGCTGGCCGCGCACGGCAACATGAGTAGCGTCACCGTACTGTTCGTGTTGGAGGAAGTGCTGAAAGCCAATCCCACCGGACGCGGCCTACTCAGTGCGATGGGGCCGGGATTCAGCGCCGAGCATGTGCTGCTGGAATTCTAG